In Cardinium endosymbiont of Dermatophagoides farinae, the sequence CAAAACTGAGTGAGCTGATCAATATCCTAGGAAGGCTTCAAGAAGGTTACGAACCTACTCCCATTATTTTAATCGATGAATACGACAGTCCACTCATTTCCTGCGAAAAAGCGCAGTATGAAGAGGTACTTGCTCTACTTAGTTCATTTTTCAAAGTTTTAAAAAGTCGCCAGAAGGACTGTAAATTTATTTTTATAACAGGTGTAACTAAGTTTCACCTATCTGGCCTTACCTCAGGAGCGAATTCAGCCAATGACATATCATTTCATGAGGATTATGCAGAGATGTTGGGCTATACGGAAGAGGATATTGACAACCTATTTCTTAGTAAGAATACAATTGTTCATCCAATACTTGAAAGACTGAATAGAAAAAATAATCAGGAAGAAAAGTACACGTTTATTCAATTAAAACAAGCATTAAAAGATTATTATAATGGTTATTGTTTTACAGCTGATAAAATGGTAAGCGTTTATAATCCAGACTCCATACTAAGGTTCTTTTATGCAAAAGACTTTGAAAATTCCTGGTTTAACTCTGGAAGTCCTACCATTCTATTGCAACAAATGAAGCAAAATATAGATCGGTTTAATATAGATTGGGATAAAGGTAATTTCCCAATAGATAAGATGAGATTTAAATTCGTACATCCTTCTATCCACGAAATGCCTTTGCTACCTTTGATGTACCAAACTGGATATCTTACAATGGATCTTGATCCATCTCATCTACAAGATAAAAATAATCTAACTTATTATTTAAAGTTTCCAAACCAGGAAGTAAAATCTTCTTTAAAGCTTATATTATCTGATTTTATTGCGCACTCACAACAAGAATCAGGAAAAATATGTAGCGTTTCTATTTTACAATCTTTAAGAAACGAATCATGGATTTCTTTTCTTAACGTCATTCGTAGTTCTTGTTTGGCCAAAGCCGGTTATCGTTTTCTAGATAGAACAGAAAGGAGCTTTCAGGGTGCTTTATATTCCTTTCTGAATGGTGCTTTTCATACCACTTATGATACGTGGGCCAGTGCTGAAATAGATAGCGGAATAGGCCGTACAGATATCGTTATGGAGGA encodes:
- a CDS encoding AAA family ATPase encodes the protein MDSKKGDTALKIADQQGYVTLSMQIPVGSADVKEMIAQKLYADKTAYITQLFKTNGIYYFFTRPRRFGKSLLLDTIDQIAKGNKALFKACAIYRDKTYKWKKYPVVWLNFSELVSKEPELLEKELQYKLLEVANKYGINKLKAPSLSTKLSELINILGRLQEGYEPTPIILIDEYDSPLISCEKAQYEEVLALLSSFFKVLKSRQKDCKFIFITGVTKFHLSGLTSGANSANDISFHEDYAEMLGYTEEDIDNLFLSKNTIVHPILERLNRKNNQEEKYTFIQLKQALKDYYNGYCFTADKMVSVYNPDSILRFFYAKDFENSWFNSGSPTILLQQMKQNIDRFNIDWDKGNFPIDKMRFKFVHPSIHEMPLLPLMYQTGYLTMDLDPSHLQDKNNLTYYLKFPNQEVKSSLKLILSDFIAHSQQESGKICSVSILQSLRNESWISFLNVIRSSCLAKAGYRFLDRTERSFQGALYSFLNGAFHTTYDTWASAEIDSGIGRTDIVMEDQYNDQSTVYVFELKVDKPPLYALEQIHSKDYSIQYDLCHKKVLIGLKYDPAKLNITEAAIEVHQRDESHTFQVMPRQNFTVNAMGYFQEMA